From Pseudomonadota bacterium, the proteins below share one genomic window:
- a CDS encoding TrkA family potassium uptake protein translates to MSQQILIIGLGHFGMSLAQTLSAKGAEVLAVDKRKNLVEEASNFVTEAVVIDATDETELAKLEPRKRDSAVCAIGDDSKESSIICTALLRQMGAPFVIARANDKMHQRILHLVGAHQVIDPEQEFGRRFANRLLYRDIVVDTNLGEDLHLTEIRVQPSMIGKTLIELALPKRFGVMVVGIRRGAPARILRPSPDDPLQSDDNLIIVSNETAIPKLTGGRV, encoded by the coding sequence ATGTCTCAGCAAATCCTGATTATCGGACTCGGCCATTTCGGCATGTCCCTGGCTCAGACCCTGTCGGCGAAGGGAGCCGAGGTCCTGGCCGTCGATAAAAGAAAAAATCTGGTTGAAGAAGCTTCCAACTTTGTCACCGAAGCCGTGGTTATCGACGCCACGGATGAAACGGAGCTGGCCAAACTTGAACCCCGGAAAAGAGATTCCGCAGTCTGCGCCATCGGTGATGATTCAAAGGAGTCATCCATCATCTGCACCGCCTTACTGCGCCAGATGGGAGCCCCGTTCGTTATCGCCAGAGCCAACGACAAAATGCATCAGCGCATTTTACACCTGGTCGGGGCACATCAGGTTATTGATCCGGAACAAGAATTTGGCAGACGTTTCGCCAATCGTCTGCTCTACCGGGATATCGTCGTCGATACGAACCTGGGAGAGGATCTGCATCTCACCGAAATTCGCGTCCAGCCATCAATGATCGGCAAAACCTTGATTGAACTCGCCCTGCCGAAACGTTTTGGGGTCATGGTGGTCGGGATCAGGAGAGGAGCGCCGGCCAGGATCCTGCGCCCCTCTCCCGACGACCCGCTGCAGAGCGATGACAACCTGATCATCGTATCGAATGAAACCGCGATTCCCAAACTGACCGGAGGGCGGGTATGA